From a single Halovulum dunhuangense genomic region:
- a CDS encoding sigma-54 interaction domain-containing protein: protein MPEPADSLIAHSPCAALLIEPGQDRIRAANMLAVKLLKEDPCGRPFAGYLRRRVPDLIVFADAVAHYGQHWTRGLDLHDATGAPLRVEVRGRLMTEGAETLLLLVLIDLEEMEAHTQIAEAASIQSAGILEWQRTQAFFRELEMENQLILNAAGEGIYGVNAEGKTTFVNRAAQEMLGWTSEDLLGRDIHTMIHHHHLNGDVYPSRECPIYQSFRYEQVNRIENEVFWRKDGKPIQVEYVSTPIYDNQVLAGAVVIFRDITERKENERRLREALDEVAALRDRLEQENAYLQEEIITERAHHDIIGAAPAIRQLRTQIDLVARTDANVLITGESGTGKSLVASAVHKASDRRRRALIRVKCGALSPDGVESELFGHVRGAFTGALRDRPGMLELAHGGTLFLDEVAEIPLEHQGRLLTALQERAVVRIGEERPRAVDLRIIASSSRNLEREVSAGRFREDLYFFLAVFPIACTPLRERPEDIPQLAAHFLKLACGRLNRTEPVITQGTIRSLMQYHWPGNVRELENVIERGAIVSTGGKLVVDVQGPAVPAQGTAGPATILTDQDLRQLEVANLISCLRETGGKVFGPDGAAAILGVRPTTLYSRIRKYGIESRDWGGV from the coding sequence ATGCCGGAACCCGCCGATTCACTGATCGCCCATTCGCCCTGCGCCGCGCTTCTGATCGAGCCGGGGCAGGACCGCATCCGCGCCGCGAACATGCTGGCCGTGAAGCTGCTCAAGGAAGATCCCTGTGGCCGCCCCTTCGCCGGCTACCTGCGGCGGCGTGTGCCCGACCTGATCGTCTTTGCCGACGCGGTCGCGCATTACGGCCAGCACTGGACCCGGGGGCTGGACCTGCACGACGCCACGGGCGCCCCGCTGCGGGTAGAGGTCCGGGGCCGGCTGATGACCGAGGGCGCGGAGACATTGCTCCTGCTGGTGCTGATCGATCTCGAGGAGATGGAGGCGCATACCCAGATCGCCGAGGCCGCCAGCATACAGAGCGCGGGGATCCTGGAATGGCAGCGCACCCAGGCCTTCTTTCGCGAGCTGGAGATGGAGAACCAGCTGATCCTGAACGCGGCGGGCGAAGGGATCTACGGGGTGAACGCGGAAGGAAAGACCACCTTCGTGAACCGCGCCGCGCAGGAAATGCTGGGCTGGACCAGCGAAGATCTGCTGGGCCGGGACATTCACACGATGATCCACCACCACCACCTGAACGGCGATGTCTACCCCTCGCGCGAGTGCCCGATCTACCAGTCGTTCCGCTACGAGCAGGTGAACCGGATCGAGAACGAGGTGTTCTGGCGCAAGGACGGCAAGCCGATCCAGGTCGAATACGTCTCGACCCCGATCTACGACAACCAGGTGCTGGCCGGTGCGGTCGTGATCTTCCGCGACATCACCGAGCGCAAGGAGAACGAGCGCCGCCTGCGCGAGGCGCTGGACGAGGTGGCGGCGCTGCGCGACCGGCTGGAGCAGGAGAACGCCTATCTGCAGGAAGAGATCATCACCGAGCGGGCGCATCACGACATCATCGGTGCGGCCCCCGCGATACGGCAGCTCAGGACCCAGATCGACCTGGTGGCGCGAACCGACGCGAACGTGCTGATCACGGGCGAATCGGGCACCGGGAAGTCGCTGGTCGCCTCGGCCGTTCACAAGGCGAGCGACCGGCGGCGGAGGGCGCTGATCCGGGTGAAATGCGGGGCGCTTTCCCCGGACGGGGTCGAAAGCGAGTTGTTCGGCCATGTGCGCGGCGCCTTTACCGGCGCGCTGCGGGACAGGCCGGGCATGCTGGAACTCGCCCATGGCGGGACGCTGTTCCTGGACGAGGTGGCCGAGATCCCGCTGGAACACCAGGGCCGCCTGCTGACAGCGCTTCAGGAACGCGCCGTCGTGCGGATAGGAGAGGAGCGGCCGCGCGCGGTGGACCTGCGGATCATCGCCTCGTCGAGCCGCAACCTGGAGCGGGAGGTGTCGGCCGGGCGGTTCCGCGAGGATCTGTATTTTTTCCTCGCCGTGTTTCCCATCGCCTGCACGCCCCTGCGCGAACGGCCCGAGGACATCCCGCAACTCGCGGCGCATTTCCTGAAACTGGCCTGCGGCCGGCTGAACCGCACGGAGCCGGTGATCACCCAGGGCACGATCCGGTCGCTGATGCAGTATCACTGGCCCGGCAACGTCCGCGAACTGGAGAACGTGATCGAGCGCGGGGCCATCGTGTCCACGGGGGGCAAGCTGGTGGTCGACGTCCAGGGACCGGCCGTCCCTGCGCAGGGCACCGCGGGGCCCGCGACGATCCTGACCGACCAGGATCTGCGCCAGCTCGAGGTGGCGAACCTGATTTCCTGCCTGCGCGAGACGGGGGGCAAGGTGTTCGGCCCGGACGGGGCGGCGGCGATCCTGGGCGTACGGCCGACGACGCTTTACTCGCGGATCCGGAAGTACGGGATCGAGTCGCGGGACTGGGGTGGTGTTTGA